Part of the Polyodon spathula isolate WHYD16114869_AA chromosome 30, ASM1765450v1, whole genome shotgun sequence genome, AAAACGTTTGCATTCGTTAGCTGCAAAATGTGTGCTACATAAAATCAcgaaaaaaatagaaaacctttaaaatgtcaaaaataaaatgaacacagcatTTAACAAGACGGGCATGAAGCCCTCTTCtgtgggttctattgcttaaataagaGCTTTATGATTGAGCCCTAATCATGGGTTACAAAACTACAGGTTCCTAGTCCTGTGACTGGGAGCAGTTAACATTTACTCCAATCAAATGCCACACATCCACATGTTAAATGGTGAACTTACCATAGACAGACTTTAGGAAGGTTTTGTCGAGTGCACTGATAAGAAGCGCTTTGACGACAGTCTGGAAGTGGGAGTAATGACTGCATGATGAAACTGAAAAGaaagacagagatagatagatattatacaTTTTGCCACctacataaaacatttatttcacacATTGCCCCACCTAACAGTATGTGATTATTCTGGACTCCTCTCAGTTTCTCTACATTGCAAAACTCTTCCTGATGTAACACAATCGTTTATAACCAGACAACTAAAATTATTAACTTACAAAGTGGAATGTGGTTTGTCATAAATAATTGTTCTGCTGGTGCCTCGTCTTTTATTTCAAACTCAGCACCACCATTCTCCTCTTTttcttcatcatcatcaataAAATCTTTCATGCTGCCATTCTCCTCATCACTGTTGCTTTCTGACAGTGTGGCTGGGTAACCTTGAAATGATTCATCATCAGAGTCCTAAAAACAAATGGATAACAACAAGAACTAGAAATGTGTGTCTTTGCTGGCAAAAACTAAAGAATCCCTCATGGCACAATGCAGATACTGTAACACCAAGCTCTCTAGAAACTAAATGCTTTCCTTTTTAATCTTCATTTCTATTTTCCTGTTACATGTATATCGTTCAATAAAACCTGTTGCTAAAACAGGACCACAACAAAACCAATGCAAAGCAGGTTTTGAGAAAAGAAAGGTTTCCAGGGGAGCAGTTCAAAGAGCAACCTTTGTGATTGATGACTGGCATATTGCTTGTAGCTGCAGGACTATTTTAAACCACCAATAGTGAATTTGTTGCTGACATTGACTTTTACTTTCTGTCCAATACAGCTGTCTGGAAACCTTCATGATATCATGACTGCACCAAAACAGAACCTTTCAGATTGCATTGAATGATAAGCCTTCATAAAATGTGCGGATTAAAATATGGAGATGATCTGATAGTGTAATATTTGATACCAAGTTCCTTTCAGCGAGGTTTGGGTGCACTGCAGAAAGCACCCAAGCCTCAACAATTTTGTTTTCCCTAAAATGCAGTAGTGTCATCATGCAGCGAATAAAATTGCTAAATaatcatattacattttttccaCCTTGCATATATGATTTTGTAATCAGAAATTcccatgtttttttgtgttataccAACTAATGGATGAGGCACATTTTGTTGTATGATGGATGTATAGTTATCACTAGACAGATTTAGTTATTTTAGTATAATGGTAATCAGAGCAGATCTTTTCAGTATGATATGATTAACCATCTTGAATGCCACACTTCACCTCCAATGTTACATTGCTGTAGCTTCCTCTTCTGGCCCTTATCTTCTGCGAAAGCTGTTTCAGCTTAATCTGTCTCTCTTTTACCCTGTTActgtcctctctctccttcttttCATTAAAAGAAGATTTATCACACTCTGTATTTTCATCAGATGCCTCAGAATCTTCTCTAAAGGAAGCATAACGCTTTTTCGCTTTGCACTTCCTGACTGGGGCTCCCTCAGTGCCACTGTTCGATTCGCTGTCGCTCTCAAGAAAAGCGTTTGAAGAGGTCCTTTTGCGCCGGTTCTTGGGTGCTACACACTCCCTGTCACAGTCGTCTCCGACAGGGTTTTCCTGACTTGGGTTCCCCTCTTCTGCCCTGCTGCTGGAAGAGCTAACAGAATCACTCTCGCCAAACTGGGACTGGATATCTGAAGCTTTGCTGCTGAAACCCAAATCTGAATCATCATCGCTGTCTTGCAAGTGAGACAGAAAGCCAATCCTGGTTCTTCGACGGTCAATACGGGATTTCACTGTCTTTTCCTCTGATCGTGTCCTTCTTCTCATTTTATAGGCGATGCTACTGTTAGCACTTTCCATCATGCACAACCTGGCAAGGTAAAACACACAGTGTGCTAATTATTCCAAATGCCAGCCTTTGCAACTATAGCCTTCTCCATTGTATTCATGCTCAAGGGTaacttttgttttccaaaatgagGTTCTGGTTGGATCTAATAAAAAtatctgatttctttttttactgtaatggGCTCTTACAAATTAATGACACTGTGTCTTGCCAGTACATCGTTTTTAAGAGCCTtcagtggctggtttcacagaccccaatcaGAACTAATCTTGGATTGGTACCCATTTTTGTCGTTAACTGAGACCATCAAACATCTGTGACCAGATTCGAATCCCAGAACTTCATAGGTTAAAGTCTCACAAGTTATTCAACTTTGCATGTTTAATGTTTTCTTCACTTTGAAAAGTGAAAAGGCACAACACTATAGCATTGAACGGGAGCCCGCCTTTCTTGTAGTCATCGCTACTTCCTCTGCCTAACTTGATCAACAGTAATTCTTTAAAGAATATATAAAGAGATTACAAAATAGTAAtaaacacactatatatatatatatatatatatatatatatatatatatatatatatatatatatatattatatatatatatatatagttttcataaATTGTACGGAAATACTACCAGTAAAAACGACACAGGCTTTGACATTATGAGTACTGTATTAATtataacacattaaacaaaacaaaaacagatacatAGAAAAACGAAATGTTTACTGTAACCGTTTGATTGCACATTGCAGTTCGCAGCTGGAGTCGTGCATTATTAGTCGCAGTCGGAGTTCTCACCTGTTCAGTGCGGGGTTGTAATTTTGAGATGTAACTGTGTAACTGTCGCCTCGTAG contains:
- the ccdc82 gene encoding coiled-coil domain-containing protein 82 encodes the protein MMESANSSIAYKMRRRTRSEEKTVKSRIDRRRTRIGFLSHLQDSDDDSDLGFSSKASDIQSQFGESDSVSSSSSRAEEGNPSQENPVGDDCDRECVAPKNRRKRTSSNAFLESDSESNSGTEGAPVRKCKAKKRYASFREDSEASDENTECDKSSFNEKKEREDSNRVKERQIKLKQLSQKIRARRGSYSNVTLEDSDDESFQGYPATLSESNSDEENGSMKDFIDDDEEKEENGGAEFEIKDEAPAEQLFMTNHIPLFSSCSHYSHFQTVVKALLISALDKTFLKSVYDGTRRKRYAQEMRTSLHYFEERFVLPRLENLKQRSRWKERYKERVECYPSMKVVSIGVRRGPCQACEMHRHSKYMVILSGQQYDPKTLVDDNFMPHDKQGLNVGSVCVERTQVYHRLRHFKYHLFKLCCSVLEQQEHHEDEPVKDVVLRVYSLLEGQGWIKKQYDQFEDCLNDADYFQEEKLD